A genome region from Stenotrophomonas bentonitica includes the following:
- a CDS encoding MraY family glycosyltransferase, translating into MLPGGWIGLLAVLAVAAVLTACARYYALRRNLLDQPGERRSHGVATPRGGGIAIVLTLLLAVVAGAVCWPQARTALLVFGLGLALVAGIGWWDDHRPLPAVRRLLVHVVAASLLAGLVWNATGNPWQTALALLFTTSLINIWNFMDGINGIATTQAILAGAAFALVLPGPLALAGVVLALACLGFLPFNFPRARIFMGDVGSGALGYAVAALVCLASVATTVSWLLLLVPLTAFLVDAGFTLLARMLSGQRWMEPHTQHLYQRAVKGGATHTSVTGMYFVFGLFSITVFNACTYLQPRWEAAVAVTWMISATGLWLLLRKGMRH; encoded by the coding sequence ATGCTGCCGGGAGGGTGGATCGGGCTGCTGGCGGTGCTGGCAGTCGCCGCGGTGCTTACCGCGTGTGCCCGCTACTACGCGCTGCGGCGCAACCTGTTGGACCAGCCCGGCGAACGCCGCAGCCATGGCGTGGCGACCCCGCGCGGCGGCGGCATCGCCATCGTGCTGACCCTGCTGCTGGCGGTCGTTGCCGGTGCGGTCTGCTGGCCGCAGGCCCGCACCGCGCTCCTGGTGTTCGGGCTGGGCCTGGCCCTGGTGGCCGGGATCGGCTGGTGGGACGACCACCGGCCGCTGCCGGCGGTGCGCCGGCTGCTGGTCCACGTGGTCGCCGCCAGCCTGTTGGCCGGACTGGTCTGGAATGCCACCGGCAACCCCTGGCAGACCGCGCTGGCCCTGCTGTTCACGACATCCCTGATCAACATCTGGAACTTCATGGATGGGATCAACGGGATTGCCACCACCCAGGCGATCCTGGCCGGCGCCGCCTTCGCGCTGGTGCTGCCCGGTCCGCTGGCCCTGGCCGGCGTGGTCCTGGCCCTGGCGTGCCTGGGCTTCCTGCCGTTCAACTTCCCCCGCGCCCGGATTTTCATGGGGGATGTCGGCAGCGGCGCGCTTGGCTATGCGGTGGCGGCCCTGGTCTGCCTGGCCAGCGTGGCCACGACGGTGTCCTGGTTGCTGCTGCTGGTGCCGCTGACCGCCTTCCTCGTGGACGCGGGCTTCACACTGCTGGCGCGCATGCTCTCCGGGCAGAGGTGGATGGAGCCCCACACCCAGCATCTGTACCAGCGCGCCGTCAAAGGTGGAGCAACGCACACTTCGGTTACAGGGATGTACTTTGTTTTTGGTTTGTTCAGTATTACAGTGTTTAATGCTTGCACGTATTTGCAGCCGAGGTGGGAGGCTGCCGTGGCCGTAACGTGGATGATCTCCGCGACCGGTCTTTGGCTACTCCTGCGCAAGGGAATGCGCCACTAG
- a CDS encoding polysaccharide biosynthesis protein, producing the protein MLADAPSLPLWNIDTTLVLAIQAVVFWRVGLYRGLWRFASVADLLHIFKSSFIGLLAIVVVLAYKRFNGVPMSVLVIYPFALSALLGAPRLLYRAWKDYQALQSDASARRVLILGAGQAAEALVRDLRRSGDFEPVGLLDDAPHLQGAKLQGLPILGTLDDAAAVARETAAKLLVIAIPSLDAAGMQRVVALCESTGVPFRMVPKLNDVLLGHSLPGELKEVAIEDLLGRKPILPDWSLIRGWLGGRTVLVTGAGGSIGSELCRQCARHGAGRVVLLEMSELLLLTIEAELKRSFPDLVVEAVLGDCGDPAVIRHALSLSSVDAVFHAAAYKQVPVLERQLREAVRNNILSTETVARACVEARIEHFVFISTDKAVDPVNALGASKRYAEMICQSLDQKTSHTRFVTVRFGNVLASAGSVVPVFREQILKGGPVTVTDPEVTRYFMTIPEACQLILQAAASASHGAIYTLDMGEPVPIRVLAEQMIRLAGKQPYKDIAIVYTGLRPGEKLHETLFYSDEDYRPTAHPKILEAGVRTFSRDQVLGNVPRLREAIANYDTDAINSILFATMPEFSPLQQESHVESANVVPFPAREANRL; encoded by the coding sequence ATGCTGGCCGACGCCCCTTCGCTTCCGCTCTGGAACATCGACACCACCCTGGTGCTGGCCATCCAGGCCGTCGTGTTCTGGCGGGTAGGCCTCTACCGGGGCCTGTGGCGGTTCGCCAGCGTGGCCGACCTGTTGCACATCTTCAAATCCAGCTTCATCGGCCTGCTGGCGATCGTCGTGGTGCTTGCCTACAAGCGCTTCAATGGCGTGCCGATGTCGGTGCTGGTGATCTATCCGTTCGCGCTGTCGGCCCTGCTGGGTGCGCCGCGCCTGCTGTACCGGGCCTGGAAGGACTACCAGGCGCTGCAGTCCGATGCGAGCGCGCGCCGCGTGCTGATCCTGGGTGCCGGCCAGGCCGCCGAAGCCTTGGTCCGCGACCTGCGCCGCTCCGGTGATTTCGAACCGGTCGGCCTGCTCGACGACGCCCCGCACCTGCAGGGCGCCAAGCTGCAGGGCCTGCCCATCCTCGGCACGCTGGACGATGCCGCTGCCGTGGCCCGCGAAACCGCGGCCAAGCTTCTGGTGATCGCCATTCCTTCGCTCGACGCGGCGGGCATGCAGCGGGTGGTGGCCCTGTGCGAGAGCACCGGGGTGCCGTTCCGGATGGTGCCCAAGCTCAACGACGTGCTGCTCGGCCATTCGCTGCCGGGCGAGCTCAAGGAAGTGGCGATCGAGGACCTGCTCGGGCGCAAGCCGATCCTGCCGGACTGGTCGCTGATCCGCGGCTGGCTGGGCGGCCGCACCGTGCTGGTCACCGGCGCCGGTGGCTCGATCGGTTCGGAACTGTGCCGCCAGTGCGCGCGGCACGGGGCAGGGCGGGTCGTGCTGCTGGAAATGAGCGAGCTGCTGCTGCTGACCATCGAGGCCGAGCTCAAGCGCAGCTTCCCTGACCTGGTGGTGGAAGCGGTGCTGGGCGACTGCGGCGACCCGGCCGTGATCCGCCACGCGCTGTCGCTGTCCAGTGTCGACGCGGTGTTCCATGCGGCGGCCTACAAGCAGGTACCGGTGCTGGAGCGCCAGCTGCGCGAAGCGGTGCGCAACAACATCCTGTCCACCGAAACGGTGGCGCGCGCGTGTGTCGAGGCGCGCATCGAGCATTTCGTATTCATCTCCACCGACAAGGCGGTCGACCCGGTCAACGCGCTCGGCGCCAGCAAGCGCTACGCGGAGATGATCTGCCAGAGCCTGGACCAGAAGACCAGCCACACGCGCTTCGTCACCGTGCGCTTCGGCAACGTGCTGGCCTCGGCCGGCAGCGTGGTCCCGGTGTTCCGCGAACAGATCCTCAAGGGCGGCCCGGTCACGGTCACCGACCCGGAAGTGACCCGTTACTTCATGACCATCCCCGAGGCCTGCCAGCTGATCCTGCAGGCGGCGGCGTCGGCTTCGCATGGTGCGATCTACACCCTGGACATGGGCGAGCCGGTGCCGATCCGGGTGCTGGCCGAGCAGATGATCCGCCTGGCGGGCAAGCAGCCGTACAAGGACATCGCGATCGTCTACACGGGCCTGCGTCCCGGCGAGAAGCTGCACGAAACCCTGTTCTATTCAGACGAGGATTATCGGCCGACCGCGCACCCGAAGATCCTCGAAGCCGGCGTGCGCACCTTCTCCCGCGACCAGGTGCTGGGCAACGTGCCGCGCCTGCGCGAGGCGATCGCCAATTACGATACCGATGCCATCAACAGCATCCTGTTCGCGACCATGCCGGAGTTCTCGCCGTTGCAACAGGAATCTCACGTCGAGTCGGCTAATGTGGTTCCCTTTCCGGCACGAGAGGCCAACAGGCTGTGA
- the galU gene encoding UTP--glucose-1-phosphate uridylyltransferase GalU, producing MTSKRIRKAVFPVAGLGTRFLPATKTVPKEMLPIIDRPLIQYAVDEAIEAGCDTLIFITNRYKHAVADYFDKAYELEQKLERAGKTEQLELVRHVLPNGVRAIFVTQAEALGLGHAVLCAKAVIGDEPFAVLLPDDLIWNRGAGALKQMADLNQATGASVIAVEDVPHENTASYGIVATDAFDGRKGRISQIVEKPKPADAPSDLAVVGRYVLSPKIFDLLESTGTGAGGEIQLTDAIAELLKTEEVDAFRFEGTRFDCGTHLGLVEATIRFALESHKLGKPAREKLAQMLADDEG from the coding sequence GTGACGAGCAAGCGCATTCGCAAGGCGGTTTTCCCGGTGGCAGGCCTGGGTACCCGGTTCCTTCCCGCCACCAAGACGGTTCCCAAGGAAATGCTGCCGATCATCGATCGGCCGTTGATTCAGTACGCCGTCGATGAGGCGATCGAAGCAGGGTGCGACACCCTGATCTTCATCACCAACCGCTACAAGCACGCGGTGGCCGACTATTTCGACAAGGCGTACGAACTGGAGCAGAAACTCGAGCGTGCCGGCAAGACCGAGCAGCTTGAACTGGTCCGGCACGTGCTGCCCAACGGCGTGCGTGCGATCTTCGTCACCCAGGCCGAAGCGCTGGGCCTGGGCCACGCGGTACTGTGCGCCAAGGCCGTGATCGGCGATGAGCCGTTCGCCGTGCTGCTGCCGGACGACCTGATCTGGAACCGCGGCGCCGGCGCGCTCAAGCAGATGGCCGACCTCAACCAGGCCACCGGCGCCAGCGTGATCGCGGTGGAAGACGTGCCGCACGAGAACACCGCCAGCTATGGCATCGTTGCCACCGACGCGTTCGACGGCCGCAAGGGCCGCATTTCGCAGATCGTGGAAAAGCCCAAGCCGGCCGACGCGCCGAGCGACTTGGCCGTGGTCGGGCGGTACGTGCTCAGCCCGAAGATCTTCGATCTGCTGGAGTCCACCGGCACCGGTGCCGGCGGCGAGATTCAGCTGACCGACGCCATTGCCGAACTGCTCAAGACCGAGGAAGTGGACGCATTCCGCTTCGAAGGCACCCGTTTCGACTGCGGTACCCACCTGGGCCTGGTCGAGGCAACCATCCGCTTCGCGCTGGAAAGCCACAAGCTGGGCAAGCCGGCACGCGAGAAGCTGGCGCAGATGCTGGCCGACGACGAAGGCTGA
- a CDS encoding acetyl-CoA C-acyltransferase: MTKQIQDAYIVAATRTPVGKAPKGVFRNTRPDDMLAHVLKSVVAQAPGIDVNRIDDAIIGCAMPEAEQGMNVARIGVLLAGLPDTIAAQTVNRFCSSGLQAVAMAADQIRLGNADLMLAGGTESMSMVPMMGNKIAMAPSVFDNDHVAIAYGMGITAEKVAEEWKVSREEQDAFALASHQKAIAAIQNGEFKDEISPYDVRTRQPDLADGRRIITRNRIVDTDEGPRLDSSAEGLAKLRPVFRNGQFGGTVTAGNSSQMSDGAGAVLLASEQAVKDYGLKPLARFVSFSVAGVRPEVMGIGPIAAIPKALKQAGLTQDQLDWIELNEAFAAQSLAVIRDCGLDPSKVNPLGGAIALGHPLGATGAIRTATLLHGLRRRQQKYGMVTMCIGTGMGAAGIFESL; the protein is encoded by the coding sequence ATGACCAAGCAGATCCAGGACGCCTACATCGTCGCCGCCACCCGCACCCCGGTTGGCAAGGCGCCCAAGGGCGTGTTCCGCAATACCCGTCCCGACGACATGCTCGCGCACGTGCTCAAGTCCGTGGTCGCGCAGGCCCCGGGCATCGACGTCAACCGCATCGACGACGCCATCATCGGCTGCGCCATGCCCGAAGCCGAGCAGGGCATGAACGTGGCCCGCATCGGCGTGCTGCTGGCCGGCCTGCCGGACACCATCGCCGCGCAGACGGTCAACCGCTTCTGCTCTTCCGGCCTGCAGGCCGTGGCCATGGCCGCCGACCAGATCCGCCTGGGCAACGCCGACCTGATGCTGGCCGGTGGTACCGAGTCGATGTCGATGGTGCCGATGATGGGCAACAAGATCGCCATGGCCCCGAGCGTGTTCGACAACGACCACGTGGCCATTGCCTACGGCATGGGCATCACCGCCGAGAAGGTCGCCGAGGAATGGAAGGTCTCGCGCGAGGAGCAGGACGCCTTCGCCCTGGCCTCGCACCAGAAGGCCATCGCCGCGATCCAGAACGGCGAGTTCAAGGATGAGATCAGCCCGTACGATGTGCGCACCCGCCAGCCGGACCTGGCCGACGGCCGCCGCATCATCACCCGCAACCGCATCGTCGACACCGACGAAGGCCCGCGCCTGGATTCGTCCGCCGAAGGCCTGGCCAAGCTGCGCCCGGTGTTCCGCAACGGCCAGTTCGGCGGCACCGTGACCGCCGGCAACTCCTCGCAGATGAGCGACGGCGCCGGTGCGGTGCTGCTGGCCTCCGAGCAGGCGGTGAAGGACTACGGCCTGAAGCCGCTGGCCCGCTTCGTCAGCTTCTCGGTTGCCGGCGTGCGTCCGGAAGTGATGGGCATCGGCCCGATCGCGGCCATTCCGAAGGCGCTCAAGCAGGCTGGCCTGACCCAGGACCAGCTGGACTGGATCGAGCTCAACGAAGCCTTCGCCGCGCAGTCGCTGGCAGTGATCCGCGACTGCGGCCTGGATCCGTCCAAGGTCAACCCGCTGGGCGGCGCCATCGCCCTGGGCCACCCGCTGGGCGCGACCGGCGCGATCCGTACCGCCACCCTGCTGCATGGCCTGCGCCGCCGCCAGCAGAAGTACGGCATGGTCACCATGTGCATCGGCACCGGCATGGGCGCTGCGGGCATCTTCGAATCGCTGTAA
- a CDS encoding 3-hydroxyacyl-CoA dehydrogenase/enoyl-CoA hydratase family protein, translating into MSNSLLVRRAAVLGAGVMGAQIAAHLTNAGVDTVLFDLPAKEGPADGIVLKAIANLGKLSPAPLASKSYAEAITPANYETGLEQLRDCDLIIEAIAERMDWKQDLYKKIAPFVADHAVLASNTSGLGINKLADVLPEQLRHRFCGVHFFNPPRYMHLAELIPASTTDGAVLEGLESFLVTTLGKGVVYAKDTPNFIGNRIGVFSILSTIHHTEQFGLGFDEVDGLTGPLVGRPKSATYRTSDVVGLDTMAHVIKTMGDTLPNDPWHAFFKSPKWLEALIAKGALGQKTGAGIFRKVGKDIVVLDVEKQDYRPADRTAAPEVVEILKIRNPAEKFTKLRESQHPQAQFLWATFRDLFHYSAYHLADIAETARDVDLAIRWGYGWSLGPFETWQAAGWKQVAQWIADDIVAGKSMSNAPLPDWVFDGRDGVHAAEGSYSPTRNAKLPRSALPVYQRQRFPDPLLGETFSPGETVFENDGVRMWHDGDGIAVVSFKTKMNTVSDHVLNGLQEAIKRAEQGFKGLVIWQQKEPFSAGADLAGALGLLQAGKVDQFEEMVHNFQRTSQAIKYSLVPVVTAVRGLALGGGCEFQMHSAKSVAALESYIGLVEAGVGLLPAGGGLKELAVRASQAAGPGGDVFAELKKTFETVAMAKVSNSAVNAKELGLMRPTDKVVFNSFEALYIAKAEVQALAEGGYRPPMPARRIQVAGDVGIATFKMMLVNMLEGRFISPYDYEIAVRIATVLCGGEVDRGTLVDEEWLLNLERKHFVELAQQEKTQARIAHMLKTGKPLRN; encoded by the coding sequence ATGTCCAATTCCCTGCTAGTCCGCCGCGCCGCCGTGCTGGGTGCCGGCGTCATGGGCGCCCAGATCGCAGCCCACCTGACCAATGCCGGCGTCGACACCGTGCTGTTCGACCTGCCCGCCAAGGAAGGTCCGGCCGACGGCATCGTGCTCAAGGCCATCGCCAACCTCGGCAAGCTGAGCCCCGCCCCGCTCGCCAGCAAGTCCTACGCCGAAGCGATCACCCCGGCCAACTATGAAACCGGCCTGGAGCAGCTGCGCGACTGCGACCTGATCATCGAAGCCATCGCCGAACGCATGGACTGGAAGCAGGACCTGTACAAGAAGATCGCGCCGTTCGTGGCCGACCACGCGGTACTGGCCTCCAACACCTCCGGCCTGGGCATCAACAAGCTGGCCGACGTGCTGCCCGAACAGCTGCGCCACCGCTTCTGCGGCGTGCACTTCTTCAACCCGCCGCGCTACATGCACCTGGCCGAGCTGATCCCGGCCAGCACCACCGACGGCGCCGTGCTGGAAGGCCTGGAAAGCTTCCTGGTCACCACCCTGGGCAAGGGCGTGGTGTACGCCAAGGACACCCCGAACTTCATCGGCAACCGCATCGGCGTGTTCTCGATCCTGTCCACCATCCACCACACCGAGCAGTTCGGCCTGGGCTTCGACGAAGTCGACGGCCTGACCGGCCCGCTGGTCGGCCGCCCGAAGTCGGCCACCTACCGCACCTCCGACGTGGTCGGCCTGGACACCATGGCCCACGTCATCAAGACCATGGGCGACACCCTGCCCAACGATCCGTGGCACGCCTTCTTCAAGTCGCCGAAGTGGCTTGAAGCGCTGATCGCCAAGGGCGCGCTGGGCCAGAAGACCGGCGCCGGCATCTTCCGCAAGGTCGGCAAGGACATCGTGGTACTGGACGTGGAGAAGCAGGACTACCGTCCGGCCGACCGCACCGCCGCCCCGGAAGTGGTCGAGATCCTCAAGATCAGGAACCCGGCCGAGAAGTTCACCAAGCTGCGCGAAAGCCAGCATCCGCAGGCGCAGTTCCTGTGGGCGACCTTCCGCGACCTGTTCCACTACAGCGCCTATCACCTGGCCGACATCGCCGAGACCGCGCGCGACGTGGACTTGGCCATCCGCTGGGGCTACGGCTGGTCGCTGGGCCCGTTCGAAACCTGGCAGGCCGCCGGCTGGAAGCAGGTGGCGCAGTGGATCGCCGATGACATCGTCGCCGGCAAGAGCATGAGCAACGCCCCGCTGCCGGACTGGGTGTTCGACGGCCGCGACGGCGTGCACGCCGCCGAAGGCAGCTACAGCCCGACCCGCAACGCCAAGCTGCCGCGTTCGGCGCTGCCGGTGTACCAGCGCCAGCGCTTCCCGGATCCGCTGCTGGGCGAGACCTTCAGCCCGGGCGAAACCGTGTTCGAGAACGACGGCGTGCGCATGTGGCACGACGGCGACGGCATTGCCGTGGTCAGCTTCAAGACCAAGATGAACACCGTGTCCGACCACGTGCTCAACGGCCTGCAGGAAGCGATCAAGCGCGCCGAGCAGGGCTTCAAGGGCCTGGTGATCTGGCAGCAGAAGGAGCCCTTCTCCGCCGGTGCCGACCTGGCCGGTGCACTCGGCCTGCTGCAGGCCGGCAAGGTCGACCAGTTCGAAGAAATGGTGCACAACTTCCAGCGCACCAGCCAGGCGATCAAGTACTCGCTGGTGCCGGTGGTGACCGCCGTGCGCGGCCTTGCCCTGGGCGGTGGCTGCGAATTCCAGATGCACAGCGCCAAGAGCGTGGCGGCCCTGGAAAGCTACATCGGCCTGGTCGAGGCCGGCGTTGGCCTGCTGCCGGCCGGTGGCGGCCTGAAGGAATTGGCGGTGCGTGCCTCGCAGGCCGCCGGCCCGGGCGGTGACGTGTTCGCCGAACTGAAGAAGACCTTCGAAACCGTGGCCATGGCCAAGGTCTCCAACTCGGCGGTCAACGCCAAGGAACTGGGCCTGATGCGCCCCACCGACAAGGTGGTGTTCAACAGCTTCGAAGCGCTGTACATCGCCAAGGCCGAAGTGCAGGCGCTGGCCGAGGGCGGCTACCGTCCGCCGATGCCGGCCCGTCGCATCCAGGTCGCCGGCGACGTGGGTATCGCTACCTTCAAGATGATGCTGGTCAACATGCTGGAAGGCCGTTTCATCAGCCCGTACGACTACGAGATCGCCGTGCGCATCGCCACCGTGCTGTGTGGTGGCGAAGTCGACCGCGGCACCCTGGTCGACGAAGAGTGGCTGCTGAACCTGGAGCGCAAACACTTCGTCGAACTGGCCCAGCAGGAAAAGACCCAGGCCCGCATCGCGCACATGCTCAAGACCGGCAAGCCGCTGCGTAACTGA
- a CDS encoding TetR/AcrR family transcriptional regulator — protein MAKPAHFSTKDRILGAAEELFALHGFAGTSLRQVTSQADVNIAAVNYHFGSKENLVNEVFRRRMDEMTAARLSQLEAARREHPGQLRPVLAAFVEPALAMAQDRQTGGAFVRVIARAYAEKNDNLRKFLSDHYGHVLREFGKAIAACVPGLSKEELYWRLDFLAGALTYAMADFGLIKRPAGVTEAAHRAHAAQELIHFAEAGFRASAATALPLSTP, from the coding sequence ATGGCCAAGCCCGCCCACTTCTCCACCAAGGACCGCATCCTCGGCGCCGCCGAGGAGCTGTTCGCCCTGCACGGGTTCGCCGGGACCTCGCTGCGCCAGGTCACCAGCCAGGCCGACGTGAACATCGCGGCGGTCAACTACCACTTCGGCTCCAAGGAAAACCTGGTCAACGAGGTGTTCCGCCGCCGCATGGACGAAATGACCGCCGCGCGGCTGTCCCAGCTCGAGGCCGCCCGCCGCGAGCACCCGGGCCAGCTGCGCCCGGTACTGGCCGCGTTCGTCGAACCCGCCCTGGCCATGGCCCAGGACCGCCAGACCGGCGGCGCCTTCGTCCGCGTCATCGCCCGCGCCTATGCGGAAAAGAACGACAACCTGCGCAAGTTCCTCTCCGACCACTACGGCCACGTGCTGCGCGAGTTCGGCAAGGCCATCGCGGCCTGCGTGCCGGGCCTGAGCAAGGAAGAGCTGTACTGGCGCCTGGACTTCCTGGCCGGCGCGCTGACCTACGCGATGGCCGACTTCGGGCTGATCAAGCGTCCCGCCGGTGTCACCGAAGCGGCGCATCGTGCCCATGCAGCCCAGGAACTGATCCATTTTGCCGAAGCCGGTTTCCGCGCCAGCGCGGCCACCGCACTCCCCCTCTCCACCCCGTAA
- the ndk gene encoding nucleoside-diphosphate kinase — MALERTLSIIKPDAVAKNVIGEIYARFEKAGLKVVAAKYKQLSRREAEGFYAVHRERPFFNALVEFMISGPVMIQALEGENAVLAHRDLLGATNPKDAAPGTIRADFADSIDANAAHGSDSVENAAIEIAYFFAATDVVSR; from the coding sequence ATGGCGCTGGAGCGCACCCTTTCCATCATCAAGCCGGACGCCGTCGCCAAGAACGTCATCGGTGAAATTTACGCCCGCTTCGAAAAGGCTGGCCTGAAGGTCGTGGCTGCCAAGTACAAGCAGCTGTCGCGCCGCGAAGCCGAAGGCTTCTACGCCGTGCACCGCGAGCGTCCGTTCTTCAACGCGCTCGTCGAGTTCATGATCTCCGGCCCGGTGATGATCCAGGCCCTGGAAGGCGAGAACGCCGTGCTGGCCCACCGCGACCTGCTGGGCGCCACCAATCCGAAGGACGCTGCGCCGGGCACCATCCGCGCCGACTTCGCCGATTCCATCGATGCCAATGCCGCCCACGGCTCGGACTCGGTCGAGAACGCCGCGATTGAAATCGCGTACTTCTTCGCCGCGACCGACGTGGTCTCGCGCTGA
- the rlmN gene encoding 23S rRNA (adenine(2503)-C(2))-methyltransferase RlmN, whose amino-acid sequence MNEVVQPTAIPIVLAEGAPVAKQNLLDLDRAGLERFFAETLGEARYRAHQVMKWIHHHYVTDFDEMTDLGKALRAKLHQHAEVRVPNIVFDKPSADGTHKWLLAMGTDGKNAIEAVYIPDKNRGTLCVSSQVGCALNCTFCSTATQGFNRNLSTAEIIGQVWVAARHLGNIPHKQRRLTNVVMMGMGEPLMNFDNVVRAMSVMRDDLGYGLANKRVTLSTSGLVPQIDRLSAESDVSLAVSLHAPNDALRETLVPLNKKYPIVELMASCARYLRANKRRESVTFEYTLMKGINDQPEHARQLARLMRQFDNAVQASHSGKVNLIPFNPFPGTRYERSGDAEIRAFQKILLDQQVLTMVRRTRGDDIDAACGQLKGQVMDRTRRQAEFNKTLQDGKNRDAAA is encoded by the coding sequence GTGAACGAGGTCGTACAGCCCACCGCCATCCCCATCGTGCTCGCCGAAGGCGCGCCGGTGGCCAAGCAGAACCTGCTCGACCTCGATCGCGCGGGCCTGGAGCGCTTCTTCGCCGAGACCCTCGGCGAAGCGCGCTACCGTGCCCACCAGGTGATGAAGTGGATCCACCACCACTACGTCACCGACTTCGATGAAATGACCGACTTGGGCAAGGCGCTGCGCGCCAAGCTGCACCAGCATGCCGAGGTCCGCGTTCCCAACATCGTGTTCGACAAGCCGTCTGCCGACGGCACCCACAAGTGGCTGCTGGCCATGGGCACCGACGGCAAGAACGCGATCGAAGCGGTGTACATCCCGGACAAGAACCGCGGCACGCTGTGCGTGTCCTCGCAGGTCGGCTGCGCGCTGAACTGCACGTTCTGTTCGACCGCCACCCAGGGCTTCAACCGCAATCTTTCCACCGCCGAGATCATCGGCCAGGTGTGGGTTGCCGCGCGCCACCTGGGCAACATCCCGCACAAGCAGCGTCGCCTCACCAACGTGGTGATGATGGGCATGGGCGAGCCGTTGATGAATTTCGACAACGTCGTGCGCGCCATGAGCGTGATGCGCGACGACCTGGGCTACGGCCTGGCCAACAAGCGGGTGACCCTGTCGACCTCCGGCCTGGTACCGCAGATCGACCGCCTCTCGGCCGAAAGCGATGTGTCGCTGGCGGTGTCGCTGCACGCACCCAACGATGCGCTGCGCGAGACCCTGGTGCCGCTCAACAAGAAGTACCCGATCGTCGAACTCATGGCGTCGTGCGCGCGCTACCTGCGCGCCAACAAGCGCCGCGAATCGGTGACCTTCGAATACACCCTGATGAAGGGCATCAACGACCAGCCCGAACACGCCCGTCAGCTGGCGCGGCTGATGCGGCAGTTCGACAACGCGGTGCAGGCGTCGCACTCGGGCAAGGTCAACCTGATTCCGTTCAACCCGTTCCCGGGCACGCGCTACGAGCGCTCCGGCGATGCGGAGATCCGTGCGTTCCAGAAGATCCTGCTCGACCAGCAGGTGCTGACCATGGTGCGGCGTACCCGCGGCGACGACATCGACGCCGCCTGTGGCCAGCTCAAGGGCCAGGTGATGGACCGCACGCGCCGCCAGGCCGAGTTCAACAAGACGCTCCAGGACGGGAAAAACCGGGATGCCGCTGCCTGA
- the pilW gene encoding type IV pilus biogenesis/stability protein PilW, giving the protein MPLPDLRLPAVVFVALAFAGCGSKGVKPPSAPLGIAPEYVARDSADTRRRFNYQDQLTLAAEAFRAGQPDVAEKRARSALKLDPGQPDAYILLAALANQRGAVAEAGPLFQKAAELAPQSGDVLNNYGAWLCGQGRAAEALPLFDRAVVAPGYRTPAAALANAGGCALEAGQPERAVRDLRKALVLEPGNAYALESMARNEYAQSRYFEARAFVQRRLAAAPATRSVLQLASQIEAQLGDTVASGRYLQRIRDEFPQDAAPNSRG; this is encoded by the coding sequence ATGCCGCTGCCTGACCTTCGATTGCCAGCCGTTGTTTTCGTCGCGCTGGCATTCGCTGGCTGTGGCAGCAAAGGCGTCAAACCCCCCAGTGCGCCGTTGGGCATCGCCCCGGAGTACGTCGCCCGTGACAGCGCCGACACCCGGCGCCGGTTCAACTACCAGGACCAGCTGACGCTGGCGGCTGAGGCCTTCCGCGCCGGCCAGCCCGACGTGGCTGAAAAACGCGCGCGCAGCGCGCTCAAGCTCGACCCGGGCCAGCCCGACGCCTACATCCTGCTCGCTGCCCTGGCCAACCAGCGTGGCGCGGTGGCCGAGGCCGGTCCGCTGTTCCAGAAGGCGGCCGAGCTGGCGCCGCAGAGCGGCGACGTGCTGAACAACTACGGTGCCTGGCTGTGCGGGCAGGGGCGTGCCGCCGAGGCGCTGCCGCTGTTCGACCGCGCCGTGGTGGCGCCGGGCTACCGCACCCCGGCTGCCGCGCTGGCCAATGCCGGGGGCTGCGCGCTGGAGGCCGGACAGCCCGAACGGGCCGTGCGTGACCTGCGCAAGGCGCTGGTGCTGGAACCTGGCAACGCCTACGCGCTGGAATCCATGGCGCGCAATGAGTACGCGCAGTCGCGTTATTTCGAGGCCCGCGCCTTCGTGCAACGGCGTCTCGCGGCTGCACCGGCCACACGTTCCGTGTTACAACTTGCCTCTCAAATCGAGGCGCAGCTTGGTGACACAGTGGCATCCGGTCGCTATCTGCAGCGAATTCGCGACGAATTTCCGCAGGATGCGGCTCCTAATTCCCGGGGTTGA